In Geminocystis sp. NIES-3708, a single window of DNA contains:
- a CDS encoding DUF4214 domain-containing protein codes for MKTSNVLLTGTLLSISLISATPSFAQNQQITCTINQNIINCPGYGSFRYRNNNNNNNNNNNYSRFESEINNTYIQVLGRNANSNELTNYSQRMNNQNWSINQVRRDLTTNNQEFNETINNIYREYLGRNIDSDGLRYFQNLIVNGENIDFVRNAVATSPEAKNRNNNSNNNNSSIEGQINSIYLEVLGRNANSNELRNYSQKMNNQNWSLNQVRNDVARSQEVNQVISGIYQELLGRNTDSAGLQYFQNLIINGRNIDYVRNVIANSPEARNRNSNNNNNSRTNQDINNIYLQVLGRDANSNDLQNYTQKINNQNWSLRQVRREVANKPELNQAINKIYQEYLGRDADKGGLDYFRNLVINGQSIDSVRDAISNSSEARKRR; via the coding sequence ATGAAAACTTCTAATGTTCTTTTAACTGGTACTTTATTATCTATTTCTTTAATAAGTGCAACGCCTAGTTTCGCTCAAAATCAACAAATTACTTGTACTATCAATCAGAATATAATTAATTGCCCTGGATACGGTAGTTTTAGGTATCGCAATAATAATAACAATAATAACAATAACAATAATTACTCTCGTTTTGAAAGCGAAATTAATAATACTTATATTCAAGTTTTAGGACGTAATGCAAACTCTAACGAGTTAACAAATTATAGCCAAAGAATGAACAATCAAAATTGGTCAATAAATCAAGTACGTCGTGATCTTACTACCAATAATCAAGAATTTAATGAAACTATTAATAACATTTATCGTGAGTATTTAGGACGTAATATTGATTCTGATGGATTACGATATTTTCAAAATTTAATTGTTAACGGCGAAAACATTGATTTTGTCAGAAATGCTGTTGCTACTAGTCCTGAAGCTAAAAATAGGAATAATAATAGTAATAACAACAATTCTAGTATTGAAGGACAAATCAACAGTATTTATTTAGAAGTTTTAGGGCGTAATGCTAACTCTAATGAATTAAGAAATTATAGCCAAAAAATGAACAATCAAAACTGGTCATTGAATCAAGTACGAAATGATGTTGCCCGTAGTCAAGAAGTGAATCAAGTTATTTCTGGAATCTATCAAGAATTGTTGGGAAGAAATACCGATTCTGCTGGGTTACAGTATTTTCAAAACTTAATTATTAATGGCAGAAACATTGATTATGTCAGAAATGTCATCGCCAATAGTCCTGAAGCTAGAAACAGAAATAGTAATAATAATAATAACTCTCGTACTAATCAAGATATTAACAATATCTATCTTCAAGTTTTGGGGCGTGACGCTAATTCTAATGATTTACAAAATTATACACAAAAAATTAATAATCAAAATTGGTCATTAAGACAAGTACGCCGTGAAGTTGCCAATAAACCTGAACTTAATCAAGCCATTAATAAAATTTATCAAGAATATTTAGGACGTGATGCTGATAAAGGTGGATTAGACTATTTTCGAAATTTAGTTATCAATGGTCAAAGTATTGACTCTGTCAGAGATGCTATTTCCAATAGTTCTGAAGCCAGAAAGAGAAGATAA
- the bioD gene encoding dethiobiotin synthase, which yields MKTLLIAGTDTDAGKTIITTALRAYYQEYFSDLSIGLIKLLQTGKQGDAEFYQQFFDDVIIPLRFDAPVAPPIAADLEGKSIDLEIIRQNLLKLQNLKDLVLVEALGGLGSPITHELTIADLAGSWHLETILVVPVKLGAISHTVANVALAKHHQVKLKGIIFNCVNPCSEEDINNWTPKKLVESLTKVPVLGYFPYLKNMDNLSDLAQIMANFFNINHIF from the coding sequence ATGAAAACTCTACTAATTGCAGGAACGGATACAGATGCTGGAAAAACTATTATTACTACTGCTTTGAGAGCATATTATCAAGAATATTTTTCTGATTTGAGTATAGGTTTAATCAAATTATTACAAACTGGTAAACAAGGAGATGCAGAGTTTTATCAACAGTTTTTTGATGATGTAATTATTCCTTTAAGATTCGATGCACCAGTCGCACCGCCCATAGCCGCAGATTTGGAGGGTAAATCAATCGATTTAGAGATTATTAGGCAAAATTTACTTAAATTACAAAATCTCAAGGATTTAGTGTTAGTAGAGGCATTAGGGGGTTTAGGAAGTCCGATTACCCATGAGCTAACCATTGCAGATTTAGCAGGAAGTTGGCACTTAGAAACTATTTTAGTCGTTCCTGTGAAATTAGGTGCGATCTCCCATACTGTGGCTAATGTTGCCTTAGCAAAACATCATCAAGTCAAACTCAAAGGTATTATTTTTAACTGTGTTAATCCTTGTAGTGAAGAAGATATAAATAATTGGACACCAAAAAAATTAGTAGAATCTTTAACGAAAGTACCAGTCTTAGGTTATTTCCCTTATCTCAAAAATATGGATAATTTATCTGATTTAGCTCAAATTATGGCTAATTTTTTTAATATAAACCACATATTCTAA
- a CDS encoding lysylphosphatidylglycerol synthase domain-containing protein — protein MKLVKQFLRWLILGVTLFFIISTFKDNWREVIGIKFTQFTWLMLTLSLFLNIIAHTFSAWVWTWILGIFQTQLQGLKAVKIYLITNISKYLPGNIWHFFGRVKAIQNKGDSLGVATVSVLIEPLLMAVAALLITIISVGIGVIDINFSPLIFLVELIIILITLIVIQPKILNPILSKLATSKGSKESAKLTKYPLLPLLGEVVFLLLRGLAFLSILLAFMPVKINLIPQVLSGFSFAWLLGLIIPGAPGGIGVFETTIIATFNHSFFPSEIVLIVIALFRISSILAELITAGIAFFSNEK, from the coding sequence ATGAAGTTAGTTAAACAGTTTTTACGATGGCTAATTTTAGGGGTAACTTTATTTTTTATCATCTCTACTTTTAAAGATAATTGGCGAGAAGTTATTGGCATTAAGTTTACTCAATTTACATGGTTGATGTTAACATTAAGCTTATTTTTAAATATTATTGCACATACTTTTTCAGCTTGGGTTTGGACATGGATTTTAGGAATTTTTCAAACTCAATTACAAGGCTTAAAAGCAGTTAAAATTTATCTAATTACTAATATTAGTAAATATCTTCCTGGCAATATTTGGCATTTTTTCGGTAGAGTCAAAGCCATTCAAAATAAGGGTGATAGTTTAGGAGTTGCAACTGTTAGTGTTTTGATCGAACCTTTATTAATGGCGGTTGCTGCTTTATTAATTACTATTATTAGTGTTGGTATTGGTGTTATAGATATTAATTTTTCTCCTTTAATTTTTCTGGTAGAATTGATAATTATTCTGATAACTTTAATAGTTATTCAACCAAAAATTCTTAACCCTATTTTAAGTAAATTAGCAACCAGTAAAGGAAGTAAAGAAAGTGCTAAATTAACCAAATATCCTCTATTACCGTTATTAGGAGAAGTTGTTTTTTTATTATTAAGAGGATTAGCTTTTTTATCAATTTTATTAGCATTTATGCCAGTAAAAATAAATTTAATTCCTCAAGTATTAAGTGGTTTTAGTTTTGCATGGCTATTAGGTTTAATTATTCCTGGTGCGCCTGGAGGGATTGGTGTTTTTGAAACTACAATTATTGCTACTTTTAATCATTCTTTTTTCCCTTCTGAAATCGTTTTAATAGTCATTGCACTATTCCGTATTAGCAGTATTTTAGCCGAATTAATTACTGCTGGAATCGCCTTTTTTAGTAATGAAAAATGA
- the rlmD gene encoding 23S rRNA (uracil(1939)-C(5))-methyltransferase RlmD translates to MQQGELVTLDIEDVSSEGNGIGKIDSQVVFVPNTVTGDRISSRIVRVKKKHAEGKLETIEKESSYRIRPRCIVADKCGGCQWQHIDYEYQLKVKQNQVKETLTRIGGFSDFAVETILSDDDLGYRNKVNYPLGVAENGNIKAGYYQHNTHQIVNINQCPIQDDRLNPLLAEIKQDLQKLKIPIYDEKTRKGALRHLCFRIGKNTGEILLTLISAQVSNAVIEKQAQIWLQRYPNLVGVCLNHNPSATNVIFGKETDLLAGRLYLNEIFAGLTYHLRPETFFQVNTNVAEALFNQVLSQLNLQGNEVVVDLYCGIGTFTLPIAKKVKQVIGIESYNLSIEQANRNAEVNDIQNVKFILGESEIIFPEIDEKPDLVILDPPRKGCQPQVIETLLVIKPQKIVYISCHPATLARDLQQLCRNNDYKLTFVQPADLFPQTPHVETGVILELQ, encoded by the coding sequence ATACAACAGGGCGAATTAGTAACTCTCGACATCGAAGACGTTAGCAGTGAAGGTAATGGTATCGGCAAGATTGATTCACAGGTAGTTTTTGTACCAAATACCGTGACTGGCGATCGCATTTCTAGTCGGATTGTAAGAGTTAAGAAAAAACACGCAGAAGGAAAATTAGAAACCATCGAGAAAGAGTCAAGTTACCGTATTCGCCCTCGTTGTATAGTCGCTGATAAATGCGGAGGTTGTCAGTGGCAACATATCGATTATGAATATCAACTCAAAGTTAAACAGAATCAAGTAAAAGAAACTTTAACTCGCATCGGTGGATTTAGTGATTTTGCAGTGGAAACCATTTTATCTGATGATGATTTAGGTTATCGTAATAAGGTCAACTATCCTTTGGGAGTAGCAGAAAATGGAAATATTAAGGCAGGATATTATCAACATAACACCCATCAAATTGTTAATATTAATCAGTGTCCCATACAAGACGATCGCCTAAACCCATTATTAGCGGAAATTAAACAGGATTTACAAAAATTAAAAATACCGATTTATGACGAAAAAACCCGTAAAGGTGCATTACGTCATCTTTGTTTTCGTATCGGTAAAAATACAGGGGAAATTTTATTAACTCTGATAAGTGCGCAAGTTAGTAATGCCGTCATCGAAAAACAAGCCCAAATTTGGTTACAACGTTATCCTAATTTAGTTGGTGTTTGTTTGAATCATAACCCTAGTGCTACTAATGTTATTTTTGGTAAAGAGACTGATTTATTAGCAGGAAGACTTTATCTTAACGAAATTTTTGCCGGTTTAACTTATCATTTACGCCCAGAAACATTTTTTCAAGTTAATACTAACGTTGCTGAAGCATTATTTAATCAGGTTTTAAGCCAATTAAATTTACAGGGAAATGAAGTCGTTGTAGATCTTTATTGCGGAATAGGTACATTCACACTACCGATCGCCAAAAAAGTAAAACAAGTAATTGGTATAGAATCTTATAACCTTTCCATCGAACAAGCTAATCGTAACGCAGAAGTCAACGACATTCAGAATGTGAAATTTATTCTCGGAGAATCAGAAATTATTTTTCCTGAAATTGATGAAAAACCTGATTTAGTCATTCTCGATCCTCCTCGCAAAGGTTGTCAACCTCAAGTTATTGAAACTTTACTGGTAATAAAACCTCAAAAAATCGTTTATATTAGTTGTCACCCTGCCACCCTTGCCAGAGATTTACAACAGTTATGTAGAAATAATGATTATAAATTAACTTTTGTACAACCTGCGGATTTATTTCCCCAAACTCCTCACGTAGAAACTGGTGTGATTCTCGAACTTCAATAA
- a CDS encoding RNA 2'-phosphotransferase, producing the protein MDKNENKLVTISKFLSKYLRHKPLEIGLNIDSQGWVDVEELLFICKVNNFSITKSELKEVVISSDKNRFSFDKTGTKIRANQGHSIKIDLDLKPEIPPSILYHGTGKQFIDSIFQEGLLKMSRHHVHLSSDIETAKKVGQRKGKLVILKINALSMHKNGYLFYISDNGVWLVDFVPANYLMVF; encoded by the coding sequence ATGGATAAAAATGAGAATAAATTAGTTACTATCAGTAAATTTTTAAGTAAATATTTAAGACATAAACCTTTAGAAATTGGATTAAATATAGATAGTCAAGGGTGGGTTGACGTTGAAGAATTATTATTCATTTGTAAGGTAAATAATTTTTCTATTACTAAATCAGAATTAAAAGAAGTAGTTATATCTAGTGATAAAAACAGGTTTAGTTTTGACAAAACAGGCACAAAAATTAGAGCAAACCAAGGGCATAGTATTAAGATTGATTTAGATTTAAAACCAGAAATTCCACCGTCAATTCTTTATCATGGCACTGGAAAACAATTTATTGATTCTATTTTTCAAGAAGGTTTATTAAAAATGTCTCGTCATCATGTGCATTTATCGTCAGATATAGAGACAGCCAAAAAAGTTGGACAAAGAAAAGGAAAACTGGTTATTTTGAAGATTAATGCTTTATCAATGCATAAAAACGGTTATCTTTTTTATATTTCTGATAATGGAGTTTGGTTGGTAGATTTTGTACCTGCTAATTACTTGATGGTGTTTTGA
- a CDS encoding CsbD family protein, protein MILFQQVRKLFVAISLVLMISTATAFGFMVDNSLASTLFISSINPPSNQIAWGERAKAIGKDIEGKTQEAIGNITGNSKDQLMGKAKQVESKVQNKALDIKDSMSLKGRSQAVAKNIEGKTQEAIGNITGNSQDQLMGKAKQLESNARNAIEDIKDK, encoded by the coding sequence ATGATTTTATTTCAACAAGTCCGTAAGTTATTTGTAGCAATTAGCTTAGTTTTAATGATTTCAACAGCTACAGCTTTCGGTTTTATGGTTGATAATAGTCTTGCTTCAACCTTATTTATCTCATCAATAAATCCCCCAAGTAATCAAATAGCATGGGGTGAAAGAGCAAAAGCTATAGGTAAAGATATTGAAGGTAAAACTCAAGAAGCTATCGGGAATATTACAGGTAATTCTAAAGATCAATTGATGGGTAAAGCCAAACAAGTGGAAAGTAAAGTCCAGAATAAAGCCCTAGATATAAAAGATAGTATGAGCTTAAAAGGAAGAAGTCAAGCTGTCGCCAAAAACATTGAAGGTAAAACCCAAGAAGCCATTGGTAATATTACAGGCAATTCTCAAGATCAATTGATGGGTAAAGCAAAACAATTAGAAAGTAATGCTCGTAATGCCATCGAGGATATTAAAGATAAGTAA
- a CDS encoding alpha-amylase family glycosyl hydrolase, producing MTNSIEFKLFAPYNQSATLMGTFSDWEEIPMIKGKDGYFRSSVALEDGSYQYKFRIQSRSWFFESDQWVDLIDPYATDIDNSSQNAVILIKDGDRIVDEYVWLHDEQNLPSDCELIIYELHVGDFSGGEKDNKTRGKYTDIIEKLDYLCELGINAIELMPVNEYPGDHSWGYNPRHFFACESSYGSTSDLKKLIDSCHEKGIRVILDAIYNHSESEAPLTKIDYDYWYHHSPRDPDNNWGPEFNYDLYDETLQIYPAWKFMGDNLTFWVKEYHIDGIRFDAARQIANHDFMHWIVKEGKKTAGIKPFFTIAEYIPETTTITNAEGPMDSCWHDSFYHTIIAHICGDTFDLDNLKDVIDCKRQGFMGASNVVNYLTNHDHNHSMAELGDRKIFGEEAFKRLELGVAILMTSVGVPLIWMGEEFAEYKDKTLESSKIDWQLLDNDLNKNLLAYYKGLIFLRRSNRALWTENIDFFHENSDDKILAYTRWNEEGSRIVIIANFSDTFRAGYQISNFPANGKWHEWTGNYEIESGDNNLTIDLGTYEAKVLVWK from the coding sequence ATGACAAACTCCATTGAATTTAAACTATTTGCTCCCTATAATCAAAGTGCAACATTAATGGGAACTTTTTCTGATTGGGAAGAAATTCCCATGATAAAAGGTAAAGATGGTTATTTTCGATCTTCGGTAGCCTTAGAAGACGGCAGTTATCAATATAAATTTCGTATTCAATCTCGTAGCTGGTTTTTTGAATCTGATCAATGGGTTGATCTAATTGATCCCTATGCTACAGATATTGATAATTCCTCCCAAAATGCAGTCATTTTAATTAAAGATGGCGATCGGATTGTTGATGAGTATGTTTGGCTACATGATGAGCAAAATTTGCCCTCAGATTGTGAATTAATTATATATGAACTTCATGTCGGTGATTTTTCTGGTGGAGAAAAGGATAATAAAACTAGAGGAAAATATACAGACATTATCGAAAAACTTGACTATCTGTGCGAATTAGGGATCAATGCCATTGAATTAATGCCCGTCAATGAATATCCTGGTGATCATAGTTGGGGTTATAATCCTCGTCATTTTTTCGCCTGTGAATCAAGCTATGGATCAACTTCAGACTTAAAAAAACTCATCGACTCCTGTCATGAAAAAGGAATTCGTGTAATTTTAGACGCAATTTATAATCACTCAGAATCCGAAGCACCTCTGACAAAAATTGACTATGATTATTGGTATCATCATTCACCCCGTGATCCTGATAATAACTGGGGACCTGAATTTAATTATGATTTATATGATGAAACTTTACAAATATATCCAGCGTGGAAGTTTATGGGAGATAATCTCACTTTTTGGGTGAAAGAATATCATATTGACGGCATTCGTTTTGATGCCGCTAGACAAATTGCTAACCATGATTTTATGCACTGGATTGTTAAGGAAGGGAAAAAAACCGCTGGAATAAAGCCTTTTTTTACCATAGCTGAGTATATACCCGAAACTACTACTATTACCAATGCAGAAGGACCAATGGATAGTTGTTGGCACGATAGTTTTTACCATACAATCATTGCCCATATTTGCGGTGATACTTTTGATTTAGACAATTTAAAAGATGTTATTGACTGCAAACGTCAAGGTTTTATGGGAGCGAGTAATGTGGTGAATTATCTCACTAATCATGATCATAATCATTCTATGGCAGAATTAGGCGATCGCAAAATTTTTGGTGAAGAGGCTTTTAAGCGTTTAGAATTAGGAGTTGCAATATTGATGACATCAGTGGGTGTACCCTTAATTTGGATGGGAGAAGAATTTGCAGAATATAAAGATAAAACCTTAGAATCATCAAAAATAGATTGGCAATTGTTAGATAACGACTTAAATAAAAATTTATTGGCATACTATAAAGGCTTAATTTTCTTAAGAAGAAGTAATCGTGCTTTATGGACAGAAAATATTGATTTTTTCCACGAAAATAGTGATGATAAAATATTAGCTTATACTCGATGGAATGAAGAAGGATCTCGTATTGTAATTATCGCAAATTTTTCTGACACATTTCGGGCAGGTTATCAAATATCGAACTTTCCAGCTAATGGGAAATGGCATGAATGGACAGGTAATTATGAAATAGAATCAGGAGATAATAATCTTACTATTGATTTAGGCACTTATGAAGCTAAAGTTTTAGTATGGAAATAA
- a CDS encoding YeeE/YedE family protein produces the protein MEIESNWINGLIGGILIGISATILLVFNGRIAGISGMINGALEFATSQIWRWYFLGGMLIGGLIYEYLLPLPNTPRYNLDLMAMIMGGFLVGFGTRMGNGCTSGHGVCGLGRLSVRSLTAVISFLASGMVTVYILKHMIG, from the coding sequence ATGGAAATAGAATCAAATTGGATAAATGGCTTAATTGGGGGTATTTTAATTGGTATCAGTGCAACTATTTTATTAGTCTTTAATGGAAGAATTGCTGGTATTAGCGGTATGATTAATGGTGCATTAGAATTTGCCACATCTCAAATATGGCGCTGGTATTTCCTCGGTGGAATGTTAATCGGTGGTTTAATTTATGAATATTTATTACCTTTACCCAATACTCCTAGATATAATCTTGACTTAATGGCAATGATTATGGGGGGTTTTTTAGTAGGTTTTGGCACGAGAATGGGAAACGGTTGTACTAGCGGTCATGGTGTTTGTGGTTTAGGAAGATTGTCAGTGCGATCACTTACAGCCGTAATTAGTTTTTTAGCATCGGGTATGGTAACAGTTTATATTCTCAAGCATATGATAGGTTAA
- a CDS encoding DUF6691 family protein: MNNKQNLIALVSGLLFGLGLSVSQMIDREKVIGFLDVTGKWDTTLMFVLGGAVGVTLITFRFILSLKHPIFDKQFYLPKRNDIDAKLILGAMIFGIGWGISGFCPGPAITSLVQLNLNPIIFILAFIGGSFTFQFLTQSKLSK; the protein is encoded by the coding sequence ATGAACAATAAACAAAATTTAATAGCTTTAGTTAGTGGTTTACTTTTTGGTTTAGGATTATCAGTATCTCAAATGATAGACAGAGAAAAAGTGATCGGTTTTCTCGATGTTACGGGTAAATGGGATACAACTTTGATGTTTGTCTTAGGAGGTGCGGTGGGAGTAACATTAATAACTTTTAGATTTATTTTGTCTTTAAAACATCCGATTTTTGATAAACAATTTTATCTACCTAAACGTAATGATATAGATGCTAAATTAATATTAGGTGCTATGATTTTCGGTATTGGTTGGGGAATTTCGGGATTTTGCCCAGGACCTGCTATTACTTCCTTAGTCCAACTTAATCTTAATCCTATTATCTTCATTTTAGCTTTTATTGGTGGTTCTTTTACTTTTCAATTCCTAACACAATCAAAGCTTTCAAAATAA
- a CDS encoding YggT family protein, translating to MNQDPNDQNNFERRIELQQEEEAFKLHQEERRLKTGKRNSTFIWILNSIYILIGFLQVLLTLRFFLRLTGANTENQFTQFIYNLSDPFIAPFSTLFISPVTEGGSNPIGGTNVFDLNVLVAIVIYALLGLLGVSLIKYIYARR from the coding sequence ATGAATCAAGATCCTAACGACCAAAATAATTTCGAGCGTCGTATAGAACTTCAACAAGAAGAGGAAGCCTTTAAACTCCATCAAGAAGAGAGAAGGTTAAAAACGGGTAAAAGAAATTCAACTTTTATTTGGATTCTCAACAGTATTTATATTCTGATAGGATTTTTACAAGTTCTACTTACCTTACGCTTCTTTCTTCGTTTGACTGGTGCGAATACAGAGAATCAGTTTACTCAATTCATTTATAATCTATCTGATCCTTTCATTGCACCATTTTCTACCTTATTTATCAGCCCTGTAACAGAAGGCGGTAGTAATCCCATCGGTGGTACAAACGTTTTTGATCTTAATGTCTTAGTAGCAATTGTCATTTATGCCCTTTTAGGTTTGCTTGGTGTGAGTTTGATTAAATATATCTATGCTCGACGATAA
- the larE gene encoding ATP-dependent sacrificial sulfur transferase LarE, whose protein sequence is MIQEKLNQLRSIFEEMDTALIAYSGGIDSTLVAKVAFDALGDRSMAITAVSPSLLPEELDDAQQQAQIIGIKHELIETEEMNNPNYTSNPVNRCYFCKSELHDKLKPLAIERGYLYVIDGVNADDLQDYRPGIQAAKERGARSPLAEIGITKAEIREMTKILGLPWWDKPSQPCLSSRFPYGEEITYEKLYRVGRAEIFLRKMGYSNLRVRSHGDTAKIELLPEQINDFVLKTNLSEVVTHFQSLGFTDVTLDLEGYRSGKLNQVIFSPQEVKA, encoded by the coding sequence ATAATTCAAGAAAAACTCAATCAACTACGCAGTATTTTTGAAGAAATGGATACGGCTTTAATTGCTTACTCTGGAGGAATTGATAGTACTTTAGTGGCAAAAGTTGCTTTTGATGCTTTAGGAGATCGTAGTATGGCTATCACTGCAGTATCCCCTTCTCTTTTACCTGAAGAATTAGATGATGCACAACAACAAGCACAAATAATTGGTATCAAACATGAATTAATTGAAACCGAGGAGATGAATAATCCTAATTATACTTCTAACCCCGTTAATCGTTGTTATTTTTGTAAAAGTGAATTACACGATAAACTGAAACCCTTAGCTATTGAAAGAGGCTATCTTTACGTTATTGATGGGGTTAATGCTGATGATTTACAAGATTATCGCCCGGGTATTCAGGCGGCAAAAGAAAGAGGTGCAAGATCTCCTTTAGCAGAAATTGGTATAACAAAGGCAGAAATAAGAGAAATGACTAAAATATTGGGCTTACCATGGTGGGATAAACCGTCTCAACCCTGTTTATCTTCTCGTTTTCCTTACGGGGAAGAAATTACCTACGAGAAATTATATCGTGTCGGCAGAGCTGAAATTTTCCTGCGAAAAATGGGTTATAGTAATCTGAGAGTGCGCTCCCATGGTGACACGGCAAAGATTGAGTTGTTACCTGAGCAAATCAATGATTTTGTGTTGAAAACTAATCTTAGTGAAGTTGTTACTCATTTTCAATCATTAGGTTTTACCGATGTAACTCTCGATTTAGAAGGGTATCGTAGTGGTAAACTAAATCAAGTTATTTTCTCTCCACAGGAAGTTAAAGCATAA
- a CDS encoding lmo0937 family membrane protein, protein MLNMIWTGVGILVILWLLGFSINVGGSLIHLLLVLALIGIIYNLMIGRRI, encoded by the coding sequence ATGCTTAACATGATTTGGACTGGTGTTGGTATTCTCGTTATCCTATGGTTACTGGGATTTTCTATCAACGTTGGAGGTAGTTTAATCCATCTGCTTTTAGTTTTAGCTCTTATCGGCATTATTTACAATTTGATGATCGGTCGTAGAATTTAG
- a CDS encoding ribose-phosphate pyrophosphokinase: MSHSATLTLSPMLQQQASDNNRLRLFSGSANIGLATEVARYLGMDLGPMIRKRFADGELYVQIQESIRGCDVYLIQPCCNPVNDNLMELMIMIDACRRASARQITAVIPYYSYARADRKTAGRESISAKLVANLITKAGAHRVLAMDLHSAQIQGYFDIPLDHVYGSPVILDYLTHKNLEDLVVVSPDVGGVARARAFAKKLNDAPLAIIDKRRQAHNVAEVMNVIGDVKGKNAVLVDDMIDTAGTLLEGARLLKKEGANKIYACATHAVFSGPAVSRLSSEVFEEVIVTNTIPIPLDNYFSQLKVLSVANLLGETIWRIHEDSSVSIMFR; encoded by the coding sequence GTGAGTCATTCTGCCACTTTAACACTCAGTCCGATGTTACAACAACAAGCATCGGATAATAACCGTTTAAGATTGTTCTCTGGTTCAGCCAATATCGGTTTAGCGACGGAAGTTGCTCGTTATTTAGGCATGGATTTAGGACCAATGATTCGTAAAAGATTTGCTGACGGTGAGTTATACGTCCAAATTCAAGAATCTATTCGGGGTTGTGATGTGTATTTAATACAGCCTTGTTGTAATCCTGTCAATGATAATTTGATGGAGTTAATGATCATGATCGATGCTTGTCGTCGGGCATCAGCACGGCAAATTACAGCAGTAATTCCTTATTACTCTTATGCTAGAGCCGATCGCAAAACAGCAGGTAGAGAATCTATTTCTGCCAAATTAGTTGCCAATTTGATTACAAAAGCAGGAGCACATCGAGTTTTAGCGATGGATTTGCATTCTGCCCAAATTCAAGGCTATTTTGATATTCCTTTAGATCATGTTTATGGTTCTCCTGTCATTTTAGATTATTTGACCCATAAAAACCTAGAAGATCTCGTAGTTGTGTCTCCTGATGTTGGTGGTGTAGCTAGAGCTAGAGCCTTTGCAAAAAAACTCAATGATGCACCGTTAGCAATTATCGATAAACGTCGTCAAGCCCATAATGTAGCTGAAGTAATGAATGTTATCGGTGATGTAAAAGGTAAAAATGCTGTATTAGTCGATGACATGATTGATACTGCGGGTACTTTATTAGAAGGTGCAAGACTTTTGAAAAAAGAAGGGGCAAATAAAATTTATGCTTGTGCTACTCATGCCGTATTTTCAGGTCCTGCGGTGTCACGTCTTTCTAGTGAAGTGTTTGAAGAAGTAATTGTTACAAATACTATTCCTATACCCCTTGATAATTATTTCTCTCAATTGAAGGTTTTATCTGTAGCGAATCTTCTGGGAGAAACGATTTGGCGTATTCATGAAGATAGTTCTGTAAGTATTATGTTTCGTTAA
- a CDS encoding CsbD family protein has protein sequence MSLEDKVKATAKNIEGKIQETYGDVIGDPKNQAEGKAKQTEAKVKHTIENVKDEIKKAID, from the coding sequence ATGAGTTTAGAAGATAAAGTTAAAGCAACTGCTAAAAATATTGAAGGTAAAATTCAAGAGACCTATGGAGATGTTATTGGCGATCCTAAAAATCAAGCAGAAGGAAAAGCAAAACAGACAGAAGCAAAAGTTAAGCATACTATTGAAAATGTCAAAGATGAAATAAAAAAAGCTATCGATTAG